One Pseudomonas rhizophila DNA window includes the following coding sequences:
- a CDS encoding c-type cytochrome, with protein MSVPTSSAWTHAAAILSLGVLLAGCGEEAKTSPPRALTSVPADGALAQIYDSSCKLCHANPGAGAPLTGDANAWAPRVAQGSDTLLDHTINGYNGMPPMGLCMHCSEEQFLALIGFMSGQPLQ; from the coding sequence ATGTCGGTACCAACGTCTTCAGCCTGGACTCACGCCGCGGCGATTCTTTCGCTTGGCGTATTGCTCGCCGGTTGCGGCGAAGAGGCCAAAACGAGCCCGCCCAGGGCCTTAACGAGTGTGCCCGCCGACGGAGCGCTGGCACAAATCTACGACAGCAGTTGCAAGCTCTGCCACGCCAACCCCGGCGCCGGAGCGCCCCTGACCGGCGACGCCAACGCCTGGGCGCCGCGAGTGGCCCAGGGCAGCGACACCCTGCTTGATCACACGATCAACGGCTACAACGGCATGCCGCCGATGGGTCTGTGTATGCACTGTTCCGAAGAGCAGTTCCTGGCCCTGATCGGCTTCATGTCCGGCCAGCCATTGCAATGA
- a CDS encoding MFS transporter, with the protein MSEHVQSLEATRSAGTSQETQKVIFASSLGTVFEWYDFFLYGALAAVISKQFFAGVNDTTAFIFALMAFAAGFIVRPFGALVFGRLGDMIGRKYTFLATIVLMGLATFCVGLLPNYASIGIAAPIILVVLRMLQGLALGGEYGGAATYVAEHAPMGKRGFHTSWIQSTATLGLLLSLLVVLGCRYFTGDQFEVWGWRIPFLLSIVLLGISTWIRLSLHESPSFLKMKEEGKCCKAPIRESFGKWENLKVVLIALFSINAGQAVTFYAAQFYVLFFLTQFLKMDPALANSLLIVSVVIGAPFFIFFGWLSDKVGRKPVLMIGLLLATALYFPIFKTLAHYANPAIDLASRQAPITVIADPATCTFQFDPVGKARFDSPCDKVKTFLVKQGLPYSSVAAPAGSDVQVSVGDVKLEGYDEAALRGAVTLAGYPQQADAQQINRPMIVALIVALIIISAMCYGPLAALMVELFPTRIRYTSMSLPYHIGNGWFGGFLPTVSFALVVYTGDIFYGLWYPVMITGVSLVVGMICLRETRNVDLDKN; encoded by the coding sequence ATGTCTGAACATGTTCAGTCCCTGGAAGCCACGCGTAGCGCCGGCACCAGCCAGGAAACCCAGAAAGTCATCTTCGCCTCGTCCTTGGGGACGGTGTTCGAGTGGTATGACTTTTTCCTCTATGGCGCCCTGGCGGCGGTGATCAGCAAGCAGTTCTTTGCCGGGGTCAACGACACCACGGCATTCATCTTCGCCCTGATGGCATTCGCCGCCGGCTTTATCGTGCGGCCTTTCGGCGCACTGGTATTCGGACGGCTGGGAGACATGATCGGACGCAAATACACCTTCCTGGCCACCATCGTACTCATGGGCCTGGCGACGTTCTGCGTCGGCCTGTTGCCCAACTACGCCAGCATCGGCATTGCCGCGCCCATCATCCTCGTGGTGCTGCGCATGCTCCAGGGCCTGGCCTTGGGCGGTGAGTACGGCGGTGCTGCCACCTACGTCGCCGAACACGCGCCGATGGGCAAGCGCGGTTTCCACACCAGCTGGATTCAGTCCACCGCCACCCTCGGGCTGCTGCTTTCGCTGCTGGTGGTACTGGGCTGTCGTTATTTCACGGGCGATCAGTTCGAAGTCTGGGGCTGGCGCATTCCGTTTCTGCTGTCGATCGTGTTGCTGGGCATCTCCACCTGGATCCGCCTGAGCCTGCATGAATCGCCGTCCTTCTTGAAAATGAAAGAAGAAGGCAAGTGCTGCAAGGCGCCGATCCGCGAATCCTTTGGTAAGTGGGAAAATCTCAAGGTGGTGCTGATCGCGCTGTTCAGCATCAACGCCGGGCAAGCGGTGACCTTCTATGCCGCGCAGTTCTATGTGCTGTTTTTCCTCACCCAGTTCCTGAAGATGGATCCGGCCCTGGCCAACAGCCTGCTGATCGTCAGCGTGGTCATCGGCGCACCGTTCTTCATCTTTTTTGGCTGGCTGTCGGACAAGGTCGGGCGCAAACCGGTACTGATGATTGGCCTGTTGCTGGCGACGGCGTTGTACTTTCCGATCTTCAAGACACTGGCCCACTACGCCAACCCGGCCATTGACCTGGCGAGCCGTCAGGCGCCGATCACCGTGATCGCCGATCCGGCCACGTGCACCTTCCAGTTCGACCCGGTGGGCAAGGCCCGTTTCGATAGCCCATGCGACAAGGTCAAGACCTTCCTGGTCAAGCAAGGCCTGCCCTACAGCAGTGTCGCGGCGCCGGCCGGCAGTGATGTGCAGGTCAGCGTCGGTGATGTGAAGCTTGAAGGCTACGACGAAGCCGCCCTGCGCGGCGCGGTGACCCTGGCGGGCTACCCACAACAGGCCGATGCCCAGCAGATCAACCGGCCGATGATCGTGGCACTGATCGTGGCGCTGATCATCATTTCAGCCATGTGCTACGGCCCACTGGCGGCGCTGATGGTCGAACTGTTTCCCACTCGGATCCGCTACACCTCCATGTCCCTGCCCTACCACATCGGCAACGGCTGGTTCGGCGGTTTCCTGCCCACCGTGTCGTTTGCCCTGGTGGTCTACACCGGGGACATTTTCTACGGGCTGTGGTACCCGGTGATGATCACCGGGGTGAGCCTGGTGGTGGGCATGATTTGCCTGCGGGAAACCCGGAACGTGGACCTGGATAAAAACTGA
- a CDS encoding TonB-dependent siderophore receptor: protein MSWVSAPGRLVFAVKIGLLAAVTGSVGVVNASPAPGASAQQRSVQAYDIGAGSLVDVLTRFSSAAGVAISFDARQLQGLQSPGLRGSFGVGDGFARILGGSGLQADLQANGTYVLRSVPANGSAMQLGATTIEAQMLGATTENSGSYTTGAVTIGKGEHSLRETPQSVTVITRKMLDDQNLNTIDQVMEKTPGITVYDSTMGGKYFYSRGFRMSGQYQYDGVPLDMGNSYVQADSFSSDMAYYDRVEVLRGAAGMMKGAGGTSGGVNFVRKRGQATAQTELSLSGGTWDNYRGQVDTGGPLNDSGTLRGRAVIAEQSRHYFYDDARRKDQIYYGALDFDLTPDTTLGLGLAYEDVDASPCWGGQPRYRDGSDLKLSRSTCLDPSWNTWRSQRTTVFSDLKHQLNDDWAVKVAGVYTKNTQDIKYAFASGSVTPGVSTTNVLGSMYDYDQVDYGLDAYLDGKFDALGQQHELIVGFNASRSDKDDFFSVAFLPQQQNVFDPDRHIPEPDDSYFIENSTRGGPVKTVTRQQGLYSTLRLKLADPLTFVVGSRVSWYNSKTDSVFLTGGSEHAKSTETGQVTPFAAVLLDLNEHLTAYASYSDIFTPQGNYRSESGSALKPLVGESYELGIKGEWFEGRLNSAFNLFRTLQKDQAQTDYNSSCASSDGYCYENAGKVRAQGFEAEISGEVIERLQLLAGYTYTQTKTLNDIDTSLNGGSFNSYVPRHVLRLWGDYALGGAFERFSVGAGVNAQSDNFRVSPATGEKITQAGYAVWNGRVGYRIDDTWSLALNGNNLFDKRYYSTIGTESFGNYYGEPRNLTMTLKAHF, encoded by the coding sequence ATGTCTTGGGTAAGCGCGCCAGGTCGTCTGGTGTTTGCAGTGAAAATCGGCTTGCTGGCAGCCGTGACCGGCAGCGTCGGGGTCGTGAATGCCAGTCCGGCTCCAGGTGCCTCGGCGCAGCAGCGTTCGGTGCAGGCCTACGATATCGGGGCCGGCAGCCTGGTGGATGTGCTGACCCGGTTCTCCAGTGCCGCCGGTGTCGCCATTTCGTTTGATGCCCGGCAACTCCAGGGCCTGCAATCGCCCGGCCTGAGAGGTTCGTTCGGCGTGGGCGATGGGTTTGCCCGCATTCTTGGCGGTAGCGGCCTGCAAGCCGACCTCCAGGCCAATGGCACGTACGTGCTGCGCTCCGTGCCAGCCAACGGTTCGGCCATGCAACTGGGAGCAACCACCATCGAGGCGCAGATGCTCGGAGCGACCACCGAGAACAGTGGCTCCTACACGACGGGGGCGGTCACGATCGGCAAAGGCGAGCACTCCCTGCGCGAGACGCCGCAATCGGTGACAGTGATCACTCGCAAGATGCTCGATGACCAGAACCTGAACACCATCGATCAAGTGATGGAAAAAACGCCCGGCATTACCGTCTACGACTCGACCATGGGCGGCAAATATTTCTACTCCCGTGGGTTCCGGATGTCCGGTCAGTATCAATACGACGGTGTTCCGCTGGACATGGGCAACAGCTATGTCCAGGCCGACAGTTTCAGCAGTGACATGGCGTATTACGATCGGGTCGAAGTCCTGCGCGGTGCCGCCGGGATGATGAAGGGCGCCGGCGGCACGTCCGGTGGCGTCAATTTCGTCCGTAAACGCGGCCAGGCCACGGCCCAGACCGAACTCAGCCTCTCGGGTGGCACCTGGGACAACTACCGCGGGCAGGTCGATACCGGTGGCCCGCTGAACGATTCCGGCACCCTGCGGGGCAGGGCGGTGATCGCCGAACAGAGCCGGCATTATTTCTACGACGATGCTCGGCGCAAGGACCAGATTTACTACGGTGCCCTGGACTTCGACCTGACGCCCGACACCACCCTCGGCCTGGGCCTGGCCTATGAGGACGTCGATGCGAGTCCTTGCTGGGGCGGGCAGCCGCGCTACAGGGATGGCAGCGATTTGAAACTCAGTCGCTCTACTTGCCTGGATCCGTCGTGGAACACTTGGCGTAGCCAGCGGACCACGGTGTTCAGCGATCTCAAGCATCAACTCAATGACGACTGGGCCGTGAAGGTGGCCGGTGTCTATACGAAAAACACCCAGGACATCAAATACGCCTTTGCATCCGGCTCGGTGACGCCGGGTGTCTCGACCACCAATGTGCTGGGCAGCATGTACGACTATGACCAGGTCGATTACGGCCTCGACGCCTATCTGGACGGCAAGTTCGACGCCCTCGGGCAGCAGCATGAATTGATCGTCGGCTTCAACGCCAGCCGTTCGGACAAGGACGATTTTTTCTCGGTCGCCTTCCTGCCGCAGCAACAGAACGTATTCGATCCGGATCGACACATTCCGGAACCGGATGACAGTTACTTCATCGAGAACTCAACGCGCGGTGGCCCGGTGAAAACCGTCACCCGGCAACAAGGCCTGTATTCGACCCTGCGCCTGAAACTGGCGGACCCGTTGACGTTTGTCGTGGGCAGCCGGGTGAGTTGGTACAACTCCAAGACCGACTCGGTGTTCCTCACCGGCGGTTCGGAACACGCCAAGAGCACGGAGACAGGCCAGGTCACCCCGTTTGCCGCCGTGTTGCTGGATCTCAACGAACACCTGACGGCCTACGCCAGTTACTCGGACATTTTCACGCCCCAAGGCAACTACCGTTCCGAAAGCGGTTCGGCACTCAAGCCCCTGGTGGGTGAAAGCTATGAGCTGGGGATCAAGGGCGAATGGTTCGAGGGACGCCTGAACAGCGCCTTCAACCTGTTCCGCACGTTGCAGAAAGACCAGGCCCAGACCGACTACAACTCAAGCTGTGCGTCCTCGGACGGTTACTGCTACGAGAACGCCGGCAAGGTTCGCGCCCAGGGTTTCGAAGCCGAGATCAGCGGTGAAGTCATCGAGCGCCTGCAACTGCTTGCCGGTTACACCTACACCCAGACCAAGACCCTGAACGACATTGATACCAGCCTCAACGGCGGCTCGTTCAACAGCTATGTGCCGCGTCATGTGCTGCGTCTGTGGGGCGATTATGCCCTGGGTGGGGCGTTCGAACGGTTCAGCGTCGGTGCGGGGGTCAATGCCCAAAGCGACAATTTCCGGGTATCGCCGGCGACGGGGGAGAAGATCACCCAGGCCGGTTATGCCGTGTGGAATGGTCGCGTCGGCTACCGCATTGATGACACCTGGTCGCTGGCCCTCAACGGCAACAACCTGTTCGACAAGCGCTACTACAGCACCATCGGGACCGAGAGCTTCGGTAACTATTACGGTGAGCCGCGCAACCTCACCATGACTCTGAAGGCGCACTTCTGA
- a CDS encoding LysR family transcriptional regulator, which produces MFDWNDLRYFLELQRSGRLLTAARRLNTTHATVARHIEAIEKSLGTALFVQHAQGYELTPAGESLLKHAEAMENVALLAQEDITQSSAPLGKIRVGVTEGLGIMFLASRMEGLFQRYPGLEVELVAVPRFVSILNREVEISIHLERPVADLLVTRKLTDYSLALYASQAYLDRSPPLRSREDLARHAWIGYVDDLLFSQELMFLNSFCRNPRVVFHSTSVIAQQQAARSGLGIAVLPCYMASSDPALVPLLPDETIRRSYWISTRRELHKSVRLRVLWDYVVQLCEREQGLLLP; this is translated from the coding sequence ATGTTCGACTGGAATGACCTGCGCTACTTTCTGGAACTGCAACGCAGCGGCCGTTTGCTCACGGCCGCACGACGCCTGAACACCACCCATGCCACTGTGGCCCGGCACATCGAAGCCATCGAGAAAAGCCTGGGCACTGCGTTGTTTGTCCAGCATGCCCAGGGTTATGAACTGACCCCCGCGGGCGAATCGTTGCTCAAGCACGCCGAAGCCATGGAAAACGTGGCGCTACTGGCTCAGGAGGACATCACCCAGTCCAGCGCGCCCTTGGGCAAGATCCGCGTGGGGGTGACGGAAGGGCTGGGCATCATGTTTTTAGCCAGCCGCATGGAGGGTCTGTTCCAGCGCTATCCGGGGCTGGAGGTGGAGTTGGTGGCGGTGCCGCGTTTTGTCAGCATCCTCAACCGCGAAGTGGAAATCAGCATTCACCTCGAACGCCCGGTGGCCGACCTGCTGGTGACCCGCAAGCTCACCGACTACAGTCTGGCGCTCTACGCCAGCCAGGCCTACCTGGACCGCTCGCCACCGTTGCGCAGTCGCGAAGACCTGGCCCGCCATGCCTGGATCGGGTATGTCGACGACCTGCTGTTCAGCCAGGAACTGATGTTTCTCAACAGCTTTTGCCGCAACCCTCGGGTGGTGTTCCACAGTACCAGCGTCATCGCCCAGCAACAGGCTGCACGCTCGGGATTGGGGATTGCCGTACTGCCTTGCTACATGGCCAGCAGCGACCCGGCCCTGGTCCCTTTACTGCCCGATGAAACCATCCGCCGCAGCTACTGGATCAGCACCCGCCGCGAACTGCACAAATCCGTGCGCCTGCGGGTGCTCTGGGATTATGTGGTGCAGTTGTGCGAGCGCGAGCAGGGGCTGCTGCTGCCCTGA
- a CDS encoding D-arabinono-1,4-lactone oxidase, whose product MRAPRLIPWRNWSGAQSCLPAARLAPKNLDELVQIVARAEGRIRPVGSGHSFSALVPTDGTLLSLSFFSGLLDHDVVSLQAEFGGGTPMSRMGPALKAIGQALPNMADVDYQTLAGAIATSTHGTGKAFGSYSAQVVGLQLVTAGGEVLDCDANRHPEVFKAGRVSLGALGLVTRVRLQNRPAYRLRERQWVAKTEELLEDLDTNTRDNQHWEMQVVTHSDYALSIALNETTDPATAPVSPEEEGGNEFVTLIEKLDKYGSDFPTIRRTLLNSLRLVADFEDRVGDSHDIYANARTVRFNEMEYSVPAEHGPACLREILKLIRDKDLRTWFPIEYRYVKADDIALSMFEGRDSCSISVHQHYQMDHHNFFAAIEPVFWKYQGRPHWGKLHSLNARTLQALYPRWNEFAQVRQALDPGGKFLNGHLSTILGAS is encoded by the coding sequence ATGCGCGCCCCGCGACTGATTCCGTGGCGCAATTGGTCCGGTGCGCAAAGTTGCCTGCCGGCAGCGCGTCTGGCTCCCAAGAATCTGGATGAACTGGTGCAAATCGTGGCCCGCGCCGAAGGGCGGATTCGTCCGGTGGGTTCAGGCCATTCCTTCAGCGCCCTGGTGCCCACGGACGGGACTTTGCTGTCGCTGAGTTTTTTCAGCGGTCTGCTGGATCACGATGTCGTCAGCCTGCAGGCCGAGTTCGGTGGCGGCACGCCCATGTCGCGCATGGGCCCGGCACTCAAGGCCATCGGTCAGGCGCTACCGAACATGGCCGACGTGGATTACCAGACCCTGGCCGGGGCCATCGCCACCTCGACCCACGGCACTGGCAAGGCATTCGGTTCGTATTCCGCGCAGGTGGTCGGGCTGCAACTGGTGACGGCCGGCGGCGAGGTGCTTGATTGCGATGCCAACCGCCATCCCGAAGTGTTCAAGGCCGGGCGGGTGTCACTGGGTGCGCTGGGGCTGGTGACCCGTGTGCGTTTGCAGAACCGTCCTGCTTATCGGCTGCGCGAGCGCCAGTGGGTGGCGAAAACCGAAGAGTTGCTCGAGGACCTGGACACCAACACTCGGGACAACCAGCATTGGGAAATGCAGGTGGTCACCCATTCCGACTATGCGTTGTCGATTGCCTTGAACGAAACCACCGATCCGGCCACTGCACCGGTGAGCCCCGAGGAGGAGGGTGGCAACGAATTCGTCACCCTGATCGAAAAGCTCGACAAGTATGGCAGCGACTTTCCGACGATCCGGCGCACGTTGCTCAACAGCCTGCGACTGGTGGCCGACTTCGAGGATCGGGTTGGCGATTCCCACGACATCTACGCCAATGCGCGCACCGTGCGCTTCAACGAGATGGAATATTCGGTGCCAGCTGAACACGGTCCGGCGTGCCTGCGGGAAATCCTCAAGCTGATCCGCGACAAAGACCTGCGCACCTGGTTTCCCATCGAATACCGCTACGTGAAGGCCGATGACATCGCCCTGAGCATGTTCGAAGGCCGCGACAGTTGCTCGATCTCCGTGCACCAGCATTACCAGATGGACCATCACAATTTCTTCGCCGCCATCGAGCCGGTCTTCTGGAAATACCAGGGGCGCCCGCATTGGGGAAAACTGCATTCCTTGAACGCCAGGACGCTCCAGGCGCTCTACCCACGCTGGAATGAGTTTGCCCAGGTGCGCCAGGCCCTGGACCCTGGCGGAAAATTCCTCAACGGGCATCTTTCAACGATTCTGGGAGCGAGCTGA
- a CDS encoding DSD1 family PLP-dependent enzyme, whose translation MRPRDQGGPYSDYFRQLNRELKAHGPMRPVMLIDLDRLDHNIDVVMASVRRAGKQLRLVEKSLPSPGLLNYIGQRAETRRLMSFHQPFLNHDALQFPTADILLGKPLPVRSAALFYELHKGPFDPSRQLQWLLDTPERLEQYRALAQGLGTRLRINIELDVGLHRGGVADDATLEAMLKLIRANPTHLEFAGFMGYDPFVGMGVPELLATPQELLARVMAIYTARVDFVRLRYPDLWHPGLTLNTAGSPSYRLHEREKLSSEVSVGTAMLKPSHYDLPSLNEHVPAAYIATPVLKRTGPVNIPALDDKSRIFSWWDVNQRGTFFIYGGNWMADLESPSGLKHNDLYGRSSNQEMVNGSETVGLAVEDQVFLRPTQSESVLLQFGDLLAVRGGRIVEMWPVYS comes from the coding sequence CTGCGACCGCGGGACCAGGGCGGGCCGTACAGCGATTATTTCCGCCAGTTGAACCGGGAACTCAAGGCCCACGGTCCCATGCGACCGGTGATGCTGATTGACCTGGACCGACTCGATCACAACATCGACGTGGTAATGGCCTCGGTCCGGCGCGCCGGCAAACAGCTGCGCTTGGTGGAGAAGTCCCTGCCATCGCCGGGGCTGTTGAACTACATTGGCCAGCGAGCCGAGACTCGACGGTTGATGTCGTTCCACCAACCGTTTCTCAACCACGATGCGTTGCAGTTTCCCACGGCTGATATTTTGCTGGGCAAACCTCTCCCAGTGCGCAGCGCCGCGTTGTTCTATGAGCTTCACAAAGGACCCTTCGATCCGTCACGCCAGTTGCAGTGGCTGCTGGACACACCTGAACGGCTTGAGCAATACCGGGCCCTGGCCCAGGGGCTTGGTACTCGCTTGCGGATCAATATCGAACTGGATGTAGGCCTGCACCGGGGCGGAGTAGCCGACGATGCCACGCTGGAGGCAATGCTCAAGCTGATCCGGGCGAACCCGACGCACTTGGAATTTGCCGGGTTCATGGGCTACGACCCGTTCGTGGGCATGGGCGTGCCCGAGCTGCTGGCAACCCCTCAGGAGCTGCTGGCGCGGGTCATGGCGATCTACACCGCACGGGTGGATTTCGTGCGTCTGCGCTACCCCGACCTCTGGCATCCTGGCCTGACCCTCAACACCGCCGGCAGCCCCAGCTATCGCTTGCACGAACGGGAGAAACTGAGCAGTGAAGTCTCGGTGGGCACGGCCATGCTTAAACCCAGCCACTACGACCTGCCATCGTTGAACGAGCACGTACCGGCCGCCTACATCGCCACGCCGGTCTTGAAGCGCACCGGCCCGGTCAACATCCCGGCACTGGACGACAAGTCGCGGATTTTTTCCTGGTGGGACGTGAACCAGCGCGGGACTTTTTTCATCTACGGCGGCAACTGGATGGCCGATCTCGAATCACCCTCAGGCTTGAAGCACAACGACCTCTACGGTCGCAGCTCCAATCAGGAAATGGTCAACGGTTCTGAAACGGTGGGGCTGGCGGTGGAGGACCAGGTGTTCCTGCGACCGACCCAGAGCGAGTCGGTGCTGTTGCAGTTCGGTGATCTGCTGGCCGTGCGCGGAGGGCGGATAGTCGAGATGTGGCCGGTCTATAGCTGA
- a CDS encoding SphA family protein yields MNPTRTTFALQLTLGLACALPALATETGVDNIGTGTDGFFVLPLDVDNLPDHMFAFNLYYNHYKARKFNISSLGGEVPDVEIESTAVVPRIDYLSPLRVAGGRLGIYVGQPWIKQEISVFGLQDTREGMGDTTISPIVLWDMGKNLTLAAALEITVPTGEYSTDRLANTSTNFYTYKPLFSFTWLPTENTEVSMKSTYSFNRENKDTDYRSGQIFHFDYSASYRLTDNVMLGLNGYYLKQTTDDKQYGRTVQFAGQDVDDGVRGQVFAIGPALHLTFLKYASAEIRWAKEFNVENRPEGEMLWAKISIPFAL; encoded by the coding sequence ATGAACCCGACCCGCACGACATTCGCCTTGCAACTGACCCTCGGCCTGGCCTGTGCCCTGCCGGCCCTGGCCACCGAAACCGGAGTCGATAACATCGGCACCGGCACCGACGGTTTCTTCGTGTTGCCGCTGGACGTCGACAACCTTCCCGACCACATGTTTGCGTTCAACCTCTACTACAACCATTACAAGGCCAGGAAATTCAACATCAGTTCGTTGGGCGGCGAAGTCCCGGATGTCGAAATCGAATCCACGGCGGTGGTCCCCCGGATCGATTATCTGAGCCCTTTGCGGGTGGCCGGTGGACGCCTGGGTATCTACGTTGGCCAGCCCTGGATCAAACAGGAAATCTCGGTGTTCGGCCTGCAGGACACTCGCGAAGGCATGGGCGATACCACCATTTCGCCCATCGTGCTGTGGGACATGGGCAAAAACCTGACCCTGGCCGCCGCACTGGAAATCACCGTGCCGACCGGCGAATACAGCACCGACCGCCTGGCCAACACCAGCACCAATTTCTACACCTACAAGCCGCTGTTTTCCTTCACCTGGTTGCCCACGGAAAACACCGAGGTGTCGATGAAAAGCACTTACAGTTTCAATCGCGAGAACAAGGACACCGACTACCGCTCAGGGCAGATTTTCCACTTCGATTACTCCGCCAGTTACCGGCTGACGGACAACGTGATGCTGGGGCTCAACGGTTACTACCTCAAGCAGACCACCGACGACAAACAATACGGCCGCACCGTGCAGTTCGCCGGTCAGGACGTGGATGACGGCGTGCGCGGCCAGGTGTTCGCCATCGGTCCGGCGCTGCACCTGACCTTTCTCAAATACGCCAGCGCCGAGATCCGCTGGGCCAAGGAGTTCAACGTAGAGAACCGCCCCGAAGGCGAAATGCTCTGGGCCAAGATCAGTATTCCGTTTGCGTTGTGA
- a CDS encoding GMC family oxidoreductase: MQPVVDEYDYVIVGAGPAGCLLANRLSANAQHRVLLLEAGGRDNYPWIHIPVGYLFCIGNPRTDWCFKTEAQAGLQGRALSYPRGKVLGGCSSINGMIYMRGQAADYDSWAAEGNPGWAWKDVLPLFRQSENHFAGDSELHGAAGEWRVERQRLSWPILDAFRTAAEQSGIPSVDDFNGGDNEGCGYFQVNQKAGVRWNAAKAFLKPVRQRPNLTVMTDIEVDRVLLRDNRAHAVSARWQGKGMTFKARKEIVLCAGAVGSPGILQRSGIGPRNLLQRLGIGVVHELPGVGGNLQDHLQLRLIYQLENARTLNQIAGTLWGKMGMGLRYLYDRSGPLSMAPSQLGAFARSGPEQTSANLEYHVQPLSLERFGEPLHSFPAFTASVCDLRPQSRGRVDIRSANPHEAPLIQPNYLSHPEDLRVAADAIRLTRRIVAAPALSAFKPVEYLPGPSLQTEEELHQAAARIGTTIFHPVGTCRMGLDRDAVVDAQLRVHGINGLRIADASIMPRITSGNTCSPTLMIAEKAAQMILEADIRSTTPQKEPATV, translated from the coding sequence ATGCAACCTGTCGTCGATGAATACGATTACGTGATCGTGGGCGCCGGCCCTGCCGGATGCCTGCTGGCCAACCGGCTTAGCGCCAACGCGCAGCACCGGGTGTTGTTGCTTGAAGCGGGCGGGCGCGACAACTATCCGTGGATTCACATCCCGGTCGGCTACCTGTTCTGCATCGGCAACCCGCGCACCGACTGGTGCTTCAAGACCGAGGCGCAAGCGGGTTTGCAAGGGCGCGCACTGAGTTACCCACGGGGCAAGGTGCTGGGTGGCTGCTCCTCCATCAACGGCATGATCTACATGCGCGGCCAGGCCGCGGATTACGACAGCTGGGCCGCCGAGGGCAACCCTGGCTGGGCCTGGAAAGACGTGCTGCCGTTGTTCAGACAGAGCGAAAACCACTTTGCCGGAGACTCCGAGCTCCATGGCGCCGCCGGGGAATGGCGGGTCGAACGCCAGCGCCTGTCATGGCCGATTCTCGATGCGTTTCGCACCGCCGCCGAGCAGAGCGGTATCCCCAGCGTGGACGACTTCAACGGCGGCGACAACGAAGGCTGCGGCTATTTCCAGGTCAACCAGAAAGCCGGGGTGCGCTGGAACGCGGCCAAGGCCTTCCTCAAACCGGTTCGTCAGCGCCCCAACCTCACGGTAATGACCGATATCGAAGTCGACCGCGTGCTGTTGCGTGACAACCGGGCCCACGCCGTCAGCGCCCGTTGGCAAGGCAAAGGCATGACGTTCAAGGCGCGCAAGGAAATCGTGCTGTGCGCCGGCGCCGTCGGCTCGCCGGGTATTTTGCAGCGCTCGGGAATCGGTCCGCGCAACCTGTTGCAACGCCTGGGCATTGGCGTGGTTCATGAGCTGCCCGGCGTGGGCGGCAACTTGCAGGACCACCTGCAACTGCGGCTGATCTACCAGTTGGAAAACGCCCGTACCCTGAACCAGATCGCCGGCACTTTATGGGGCAAGATGGGCATGGGGCTGCGCTACCTCTATGATCGCAGCGGCCCGCTGTCCATGGCCCCCAGCCAACTCGGCGCGTTCGCCCGCTCGGGGCCGGAACAGACCTCGGCCAACCTCGAATACCACGTGCAGCCCTTGTCGCTGGAACGCTTTGGCGAACCACTGCACAGTTTCCCGGCGTTCACTGCGTCGGTCTGTGACCTGCGTCCGCAAAGCCGTGGCCGGGTGGACATTCGCTCAGCCAACCCGCACGAGGCGCCGCTGATCCAGCCCAACTACCTGAGCCATCCCGAAGACTTGCGGGTCGCCGCCGACGCCATCCGCCTGACCCGACGCATCGTCGCCGCCCCGGCGTTGAGCGCCTTCAAGCCGGTGGAATACCTGCCGGGACCAAGCCTGCAAACCGAGGAAGAACTGCACCAGGCCGCCGCCCGTATAGGCACGACGATTTTCCACCCGGTGGGCACCTGCCGCATGGGCCTGGACCGCGACGCGGTGGTGGATGCGCAACTGCGGGTTCACGGCATCAACGGCCTGCGCATCGCCGACGCCTCGATCATGCCGCGCATCACCTCGGGCAACACCTGCTCGCCCACGCTGATGATTGCCGAGAAGGCGGCGCAGATGATCCTCGAGGCGGACATCCGCAGCACCACGCCCCAAAAGGAACCTGCCACGGTCTGA